In Candidatus Sedimenticola sp. (ex Thyasira tokunagai), the following proteins share a genomic window:
- a CDS encoding anhydro-N-acetylmuramic acid kinase, producing MSGTSIDSIDSVLVDFQPDGLKLISHFEYPWPPELKQRLRRLTLPGENEIDLMGELDSEVADHFADCTNRLIKQADIRPNNILAIGSHGQTIRHRPDIKYPFTLQIGDPNRVAEKTGITVVADFRRRDIAAGGQGAPLVPAFHADLLSNPGEQRAILNIGGIANLTLLPGKKELVCGFDTGPGNTLMDSWARRHLQRARDNDGEWAASGTVVQALLETMLADPYFEHSPPKSTGPEYFSVAWIDNVLQDYSDKSAADIQATLTALTAESVCRALKTALPECRRVIICGGGVHNGELMRQLSIRLTDTVVETTALHGLPPDQVEAIAFAWLARRTLSGVAGNLPKVTGATRPVVLGGIYPA from the coding sequence ATGGCCACCGGAACTTAAACAGCGACTTCGCCGCCTAACCCTCCCGGGAGAAAATGAGATCGACCTTATGGGCGAGCTCGATTCAGAGGTAGCCGATCACTTTGCGGATTGCACCAATCGTCTGATCAAACAGGCCGACATCAGACCGAACAACATCCTGGCAATCGGCTCCCATGGACAGACAATACGCCATCGCCCCGACATCAAATACCCATTTACACTGCAGATTGGCGACCCGAACCGAGTAGCTGAAAAGACAGGGATTACGGTAGTCGCAGATTTTCGTAGAAGAGATATAGCTGCCGGTGGGCAAGGCGCACCATTGGTACCCGCCTTTCATGCAGACCTGCTCAGCAACCCCGGGGAACAACGCGCCATTCTCAATATTGGCGGCATCGCCAACCTCACCCTGCTACCCGGCAAGAAGGAGCTTGTTTGTGGCTTTGATACCGGACCCGGCAACACCTTAATGGACAGCTGGGCTCGGCGTCACCTACAGAGAGCTCGAGACAACGACGGCGAATGGGCTGCAAGCGGCACTGTTGTCCAAGCCCTACTCGAGACCATGCTTGCGGACCCCTACTTCGAACACTCTCCACCCAAAAGCACCGGCCCTGAATATTTCAGCGTGGCGTGGATTGATAATGTACTGCAGGATTACAGCGACAAGTCAGCAGCTGATATACAGGCGACGCTGACAGCGCTAACGGCAGAAAGCGTCTGCCGCGCATTGAAAACAGCGCTCCCTGAGTGCAGAAGGGTAATCATCTGCGGGGGAGGAGTCCATAACGGTGAGCTAATGAGGCAGCTGAGTATCCGGCTGACGGATACTGTCGTGGAAACAACCGCACTACACGGACTCCCCCCAGATCAAGTGGAAGCCATTGCATTTGCCTGGCTGGCTCGCAGAACCCTCAGTGGGGTAGCGGGAAATCTACCAAAAGTGACCGGAGCAACTCGTCCCGTTGTACTCGGCGGCATCTATCCGGCATAA